A region of Myxococcus stipitatus DSM 14675 DNA encodes the following proteins:
- a CDS encoding PfkB family carbohydrate kinase, whose translation MPARSSCDALVVGNYCHDELSRASGGVVHTLGGSAAYISSVFDATGVDHAVVSVAGEDFAYADRVRYPPLIIPGTRTTRFIAEFTSVERVLRVGARSATIRPEDIIFDARVALACGVMAEVLPETLIRMSQHAGQVLADAQCLLRTVDAHGLVKNQLLADTPFAPLLRHLSVLKASEDEAESFDVSAVRAKTCLVITRGRAGCTVLTARETFQVPAWPVEEVDPTGAGDCFLAGFTLGLLRAWPLRRCAELANWFGAQAVTQVGVPTLDLSKLPVSLR comes from the coding sequence GTGCCAGCCCGGTCCTCGTGCGATGCGCTGGTGGTGGGCAACTACTGCCATGACGAGCTGTCCCGCGCGTCGGGCGGCGTGGTGCACACGCTCGGGGGCTCGGCGGCGTACATCTCCTCCGTGTTCGATGCCACGGGGGTGGACCACGCCGTCGTGTCCGTCGCGGGCGAGGACTTCGCCTACGCGGACCGCGTCCGGTATCCCCCGCTCATCATCCCGGGGACCCGCACCACGCGGTTCATCGCGGAGTTCACCTCCGTGGAGCGCGTGCTGCGCGTCGGTGCTCGCTCCGCGACCATCCGCCCCGAGGACATCATCTTCGATGCCCGCGTGGCGCTCGCGTGCGGGGTGATGGCGGAGGTGCTGCCGGAGACGCTCATCCGGATGTCGCAGCACGCGGGACAGGTGCTGGCGGATGCGCAGTGTCTGCTGCGGACGGTGGATGCACACGGTCTCGTGAAGAACCAGTTGTTGGCGGACACGCCCTTCGCGCCGCTCCTGCGTCACCTGTCCGTGCTCAAGGCGAGCGAGGACGAAGCCGAGTCCTTCGACGTCTCCGCCGTCCGCGCGAAGACGTGTCTGGTCATCACGCGAGGCCGCGCGGGCTGCACCGTGCTCACCGCGCGGGAGACGTTTCAAGTGCCCGCCTGGCCCGTGGAGGAAGTGGACCCCACGGGCGCGGGAGACTGCTTCCTCGCGGGCTTCACGCTGGGCCTGCTGCGCGCATGGCCGCTGCGGCGCTGCGCGGAGCTGGCGAACTGGTTCGGTGCGCAGGCGGTGACCCAGGTCGGGGTGCCGACGCTCGACCTGTCGAAGCTCCCCGTCTCGCTGCGCTGA
- a CDS encoding SDR family oxidoreductase has translation MSTSQGSKVVLVTGASSGIGEACAELLSVRGHIVYGTSRQLQVKPSVGYRMLELDVTRDESVRAAVRTVLEREGRIDVVVNNAGHALAGAVEDTSDEEAWRQLDTNVMGVLRVCRAVLPSMRERRTGRIINIGSLGGVVGLPFQGFYSASKFALEGLTESLRQEVEAFGIQATLVQPGDVRTGLTRSRVRAAAAGESSAYRESFEKVLSIIEKEEGDGVAAEVVARKVAEVMEEEDPRVRYSVGKWMQRAAVVAKPLLPSQTFEGILMSMFGLKRR, from the coding sequence ATGAGCACGTCGCAGGGAAGCAAGGTGGTCCTCGTCACGGGCGCATCGTCGGGGATTGGCGAGGCGTGTGCGGAGCTGTTGTCGGTGCGCGGGCACATCGTCTACGGCACCAGCCGCCAGCTTCAGGTGAAGCCGTCCGTGGGCTACCGGATGTTGGAGCTGGACGTGACGCGCGACGAGTCCGTGCGCGCCGCGGTGCGCACGGTGCTGGAGCGTGAGGGCCGCATCGACGTCGTGGTGAACAACGCGGGCCACGCGTTGGCGGGCGCGGTGGAGGACACCTCCGACGAAGAGGCCTGGCGGCAGCTCGACACCAACGTGATGGGCGTGCTGCGCGTCTGCAGGGCGGTGTTGCCGTCGATGCGGGAGCGGCGCACGGGCCGCATCATCAACATCGGCTCGCTGGGCGGCGTGGTGGGGCTGCCCTTCCAAGGCTTCTACAGCGCCAGCAAGTTCGCGCTGGAGGGGCTGACGGAGAGCCTGCGCCAGGAGGTGGAGGCGTTCGGCATCCAGGCCACGCTGGTGCAGCCCGGGGACGTGCGCACGGGCCTGACGCGGAGCCGGGTGCGGGCGGCCGCCGCGGGCGAGTCCTCCGCGTACCGCGAGTCCTTCGAGAAGGTGCTGTCCATCATCGAGAAGGAGGAGGGTGATGGGGTGGCCGCGGAGGTCGTGGCGCGCAAGGTGGCGGAGGTGATGGAGGAGGAGGACCCGCGCGTGCGCTACTCGGTGGGGAAGTGGATGCAGCGCGCGGCGGTGGTGGCGAAACCACTCCTGCCCTCGCAGACCTTCGAGGGCATCCTGATGTCCATGTTTGGATTGAAGCGGCGCTGA
- a CDS encoding ABC transporter ATP-binding protein — protein sequence MPLLSLDALSLRYATGGSAAVDGLSLSVEPGEVVALLGPSGCGKTTTLRLVAGFERPAAGTITLDGRVLVGPGTFVAPEQRSVGMVFQDYALFPHLSVLDNVTFGLSSLSRRDAEEKARAMLTLFGLGDFAARMPHALSGGQQQRVALARALAPGPRVLLLDEPFSSLDSALRASTRIEVRRVLKSLGATVLLVTHDQAEAMAFADRMAVMRSGKVEQVGAPESVYSSPRTAFVAYFLGGTNLLPGVGFGGGARTMLGNLPVSGSAKGKVLLSLRPEALKLVPDTDAVAVGGALRAEVLSREFQGAFAEFTVACGGLELVVRGVAELPLRPGDRARLEVVGRAGVLEDTPD from the coding sequence ATGCCCCTGCTCTCGCTCGACGCCTTGTCCCTTCGCTATGCCACCGGTGGCTCCGCCGCCGTGGATGGTCTGTCGTTGTCCGTGGAGCCCGGTGAGGTCGTGGCCCTCCTGGGCCCCTCGGGGTGCGGCAAGACGACGACCCTGCGGCTGGTGGCGGGCTTCGAGCGTCCCGCCGCGGGCACCATCACCCTCGACGGCCGGGTGCTCGTGGGGCCTGGGACCTTCGTCGCCCCGGAGCAGCGCAGCGTGGGCATGGTGTTCCAGGACTACGCCCTCTTCCCGCACCTGTCCGTGCTCGACAACGTGACGTTCGGCCTGTCGAGCCTCTCGCGTCGCGACGCCGAGGAGAAGGCGCGCGCCATGCTGACGCTGTTCGGCCTGGGCGACTTCGCCGCGCGCATGCCGCATGCCCTCTCCGGAGGACAGCAGCAGCGCGTCGCGCTGGCGCGCGCGCTGGCGCCGGGGCCGCGCGTGTTGCTCCTGGACGAGCCCTTCTCCAGCCTGGACAGCGCGCTGCGAGCCTCCACGCGCATCGAGGTGCGGCGGGTGCTCAAGTCGCTCGGCGCCACGGTGTTGCTCGTCACGCATGACCAGGCGGAGGCGATGGCCTTCGCGGACCGCATGGCGGTGATGCGCTCGGGCAAGGTGGAGCAGGTGGGCGCGCCCGAGTCCGTCTATTCCTCGCCGCGCACCGCCTTCGTGGCGTACTTCCTGGGCGGGACGAACCTCCTGCCGGGCGTGGGCTTCGGCGGAGGCGCGCGCACGATGCTCGGCAACCTGCCGGTGTCCGGGAGCGCGAAGGGCAAGGTGCTCCTCTCGCTGCGTCCGGAGGCGCTGAAGCTGGTGCCCGACACGGACGCGGTGGCGGTGGGCGGCGCCCTGCGCGCGGAGGTGCTGTCGCGCGAGTTCCAGGGCGCCTTCGCCGAGTTCACCGTGGCCTGTGGGGGCCTGGAGTTGGTGGTGCGCGGCGTGGCGGAGCTTCCGCTGCGGCCCGGAGACAGGGCGCGGCTGGAAGTGGTGGGGCGCGCGGGCGTGCTGGAAGACACTCCCGACTAG
- a CDS encoding M36 family metallopeptidase — MAHAQERLGVPSFAWVETSPGAASLRTVSRSPEQAAREVLERYAPAYGLERTDAEHAPVSGKHRLREGGGIITFGQQVDGVEVFGQSMKVLLDARQLPVAVSGHLSPVASSARYARGAVFRLEPREAIAAAYRDLEGHVLPIQGLVDTGQVQGRYRSFVLSPGPRTVTLARPTRTKPIYYAMPDALVPAYYVELSTVPMEGEPSGLYAYAIAADDGRLLYRHSLVQDSGAFTYKVWADAEAPYLPWDGPQGLTATPHPTGLPDGYQAPFVEPNRVTLRNAPFSRNDPWLPPDATRTQGNNVEAFADLVEPDGYSEGDLHATVTQAATFDHGYDHRYSPTVTDEQVMATVTHAFYVTNFLHDWYYDSGFDEAAGNAQGANFGRGGLEGDSMLVEAQNPFEMRNNAWMETPADGARPRMTVLLNDYRGENALTVTTAAGTQESFALGYADFGPQTFDLTRVAVMGVDGVTGPEGTPTDGCEPLVNGAEVQGKVVLLDASRTCGRALKALHAQQAGAAGVLVLTPWRRNGSEGTPGRMSTLAIPLVSVNVDATRRLRAALSEGETTLRLFRGGPARDIALDTGILTHEWMHYLSNRLIGNGNGLNNNQGRSMGEGWSDFGAMMLLAREEDAQLPSNPSFSGAYAVAGYALGGVAQSYYWGWRRYPYSTNPSKNPLTFRHIQFGVPLPEGIPINPEALEFPINSEAHSSGEVWASLLWECFVALVRDSERLSFEQARTRMKDYLVASLELTPHAPTFLEARDALLAVARVRDSRDFELFAQAFAKRGAGLRAVAPHRDSLDHVGVVESFDSGKDLSFVRAELLPGARSCDDDGVLDPGEQALVRITLRNSGTARLQRSSVRVASEPEGLVFPSGTQWTIPPSEPFQQVSVEVPVSMAGGTSPRRYFLKMAFKDEDQTLPGEQLASLPLWVSQDESPATSRTETVETDTLPWSFEQSPPGLEYPWRRELRSEEGNHLFHAPNLGMGPGLRMLVSPPLQVATDQPFRFAFRHRHDLEMLEDELTPRMYMDGAVLELSADDGRTWTDIGEWATPTYNAVIEDEWEYENPLAHRPVYGGKNHAYPALEPVSVDLGMRYAGQTVRVRFVYGSDWIDSYFITPNGWDVDDLQFEGIVNTPFTAVVADAGLCLNHAPTAEAKARESVPEGHPVTLRGEGHDADGDALTYAWTQTAGPSVTLSDAAASSPRFTAPRVSKDTTLTFQLVVSDGKAASPPATVSVRVRNLGPEGCADGGAWMWLAAALGLAFQRRRPG; from the coding sequence GTGGCGCACGCGCAGGAGCGCTTGGGGGTTCCGAGCTTCGCCTGGGTGGAGACCTCCCCGGGAGCGGCTTCGCTTCGGACGGTGTCCCGGTCCCCGGAGCAGGCCGCGCGGGAGGTGCTGGAGCGATACGCGCCGGCCTATGGGCTGGAGCGCACGGACGCGGAGCACGCGCCGGTGTCGGGCAAGCACCGGCTGCGAGAGGGCGGGGGCATCATCACCTTCGGCCAGCAGGTGGACGGCGTCGAGGTCTTCGGCCAGTCGATGAAGGTGCTGCTGGATGCGAGGCAGCTGCCCGTGGCGGTGTCGGGACACCTGAGCCCGGTGGCGTCGAGCGCGAGGTACGCGAGGGGCGCGGTGTTCCGGCTGGAGCCCCGGGAGGCCATCGCGGCGGCCTATCGGGACCTGGAGGGCCATGTGCTGCCCATCCAGGGGCTCGTGGACACAGGACAGGTCCAGGGGCGCTACCGCTCCTTCGTGCTGTCCCCGGGCCCTCGCACGGTGACGCTGGCCCGGCCCACGAGGACGAAGCCCATCTACTACGCGATGCCGGACGCGCTGGTTCCGGCGTACTACGTGGAGCTGAGCACGGTGCCCATGGAGGGCGAGCCGAGCGGCCTGTATGCCTATGCCATCGCGGCGGATGACGGGCGCCTGTTGTACCGGCACTCGCTGGTCCAGGACTCGGGAGCCTTCACCTACAAGGTCTGGGCGGACGCCGAGGCACCCTACCTCCCGTGGGATGGGCCCCAGGGCCTCACGGCGACGCCGCACCCCACGGGACTGCCGGATGGATATCAGGCGCCCTTCGTCGAGCCGAACCGGGTGACGCTGCGCAACGCGCCGTTCAGCCGGAATGACCCGTGGCTGCCGCCGGACGCCACGCGGACCCAGGGCAACAACGTGGAGGCCTTCGCGGACCTGGTGGAGCCGGACGGCTACAGCGAAGGGGACCTGCACGCGACGGTCACGCAGGCGGCGACCTTCGACCACGGCTATGACCATCGCTATTCGCCCACCGTCACGGATGAGCAGGTGATGGCGACAGTCACGCACGCCTTCTACGTCACCAACTTCCTGCACGACTGGTACTACGACTCGGGCTTCGACGAGGCGGCGGGGAACGCGCAGGGAGCGAACTTCGGGCGAGGCGGATTGGAGGGGGACTCCATGCTCGTGGAGGCGCAGAACCCCTTCGAGATGCGGAACAACGCCTGGATGGAGACGCCCGCGGATGGAGCACGGCCTCGGATGACGGTGCTCCTCAATGACTACCGGGGCGAGAACGCGCTCACGGTGACGACGGCCGCGGGGACCCAGGAGTCCTTCGCGTTGGGCTATGCGGACTTCGGCCCGCAGACCTTCGACCTCACCCGGGTCGCGGTGATGGGAGTGGATGGCGTGACGGGACCCGAAGGCACCCCGACCGATGGGTGTGAGCCGCTGGTGAACGGAGCGGAGGTTCAAGGGAAGGTCGTGTTGCTGGACGCTTCGAGGACGTGTGGCAGGGCGCTCAAGGCCCTTCATGCCCAGCAGGCGGGAGCCGCGGGGGTTCTGGTGTTGACGCCTTGGAGAAGGAACGGCTCGGAAGGCACTCCCGGGCGCATGTCCACCCTCGCCATTCCCCTGGTCTCCGTGAATGTCGACGCGACCCGGCGGCTTCGCGCGGCGCTGTCCGAGGGGGAGACGACGCTGCGGCTGTTCCGAGGGGGGCCCGCACGGGATATCGCGCTCGACACGGGAATCCTGACCCATGAGTGGATGCACTACCTGAGCAACCGGCTCATCGGTAATGGCAACGGACTCAACAACAACCAGGGGCGGAGCATGGGCGAGGGCTGGTCCGACTTCGGCGCGATGATGCTGCTGGCACGCGAGGAGGATGCTCAGCTCCCGTCGAACCCGTCCTTCTCCGGGGCCTATGCCGTGGCCGGCTACGCGCTCGGCGGAGTGGCGCAGAGCTACTACTGGGGATGGCGTCGCTATCCGTACTCGACGAACCCGAGCAAGAACCCGCTGACCTTCCGCCACATCCAGTTTGGAGTTCCCTTGCCGGAGGGCATCCCCATCAATCCAGAGGCCCTCGAGTTTCCGATCAACTCGGAGGCCCATTCCTCCGGCGAGGTCTGGGCGAGCCTGCTGTGGGAGTGCTTCGTGGCGCTCGTCCGGGACTCGGAGCGACTGAGCTTCGAGCAGGCCCGGACGCGGATGAAGGACTACCTGGTGGCCTCGCTCGAGCTGACACCTCATGCGCCGACCTTCCTGGAGGCCCGGGACGCGTTGCTGGCGGTGGCTCGCGTGAGGGACTCACGGGACTTCGAGCTCTTCGCACAGGCGTTCGCGAAGCGGGGCGCGGGTCTGCGCGCGGTGGCTCCTCATCGCGACTCCCTCGACCACGTCGGGGTGGTGGAGAGCTTCGACTCGGGCAAGGACCTGTCCTTCGTCCGTGCCGAGCTGCTTCCGGGGGCGCGGAGCTGTGACGACGACGGGGTGCTGGACCCGGGTGAGCAAGCCCTCGTTCGCATCACGCTTCGCAACAGCGGGACGGCGCGGCTCCAGCGGTCTTCCGTGCGTGTCGCGAGCGAGCCCGAGGGGCTCGTGTTTCCCTCGGGAACGCAGTGGACGATTCCTCCCTCGGAGCCGTTCCAGCAGGTGAGCGTGGAGGTGCCCGTGAGCATGGCGGGAGGGACGTCGCCGCGACGCTACTTCCTGAAGATGGCCTTCAAGGACGAAGACCAGACGCTGCCGGGGGAGCAGCTGGCTTCATTGCCTTTGTGGGTGAGTCAGGACGAGTCACCCGCCACGAGCAGGACCGAGACGGTGGAGACAGACACCCTCCCCTGGAGCTTCGAGCAGTCCCCGCCGGGCTTGGAGTACCCGTGGCGTCGTGAGCTTCGCTCGGAGGAAGGCAACCACCTCTTCCATGCTCCCAACCTGGGGATGGGGCCCGGACTTCGGATGCTCGTCTCTCCACCGCTCCAGGTGGCCACCGACCAGCCGTTTCGTTTCGCGTTCCGGCATCGCCACGACCTCGAGATGCTCGAGGACGAGCTCACGCCCCGCATGTACATGGATGGCGCGGTGCTCGAGCTGAGCGCGGATGATGGGCGGACCTGGACGGACATCGGCGAGTGGGCCACGCCGACGTACAACGCGGTCATCGAAGACGAGTGGGAGTACGAGAACCCGCTCGCGCACCGTCCCGTGTATGGCGGGAAGAACCACGCGTACCCTGCGCTGGAACCCGTGAGCGTGGACCTGGGGATGCGGTACGCGGGCCAGACGGTGCGCGTGCGCTTCGTCTACGGCTCGGACTGGATAGACAGCTACTTCATCACGCCGAACGGCTGGGACGTCGACGACCTCCAGTTCGAGGGGATTGTGAACACGCCCTTCACGGCGGTGGTGGCGGATGCGGGGCTGTGTCTGAACCACGCGCCCACGGCGGAGGCGAAGGCCCGCGAGTCCGTGCCCGAGGGCCACCCCGTGACGCTGAGAGGCGAAGGCCACGACGCGGACGGTGACGCGCTGACCTACGCGTGGACGCAGACGGCGGGGCCCTCGGTGACGTTGAGCGACGCGGCGGCCTCGAGCCCCCGCTTCACCGCGCCGCGAGTGAGCAAGGACACGACACTCACCTTCCAGTTGGTGGTGAGCGACGGCAAGGCGGCGAGCCCACCCGCGACAGTCTCGGTGCGCGTGCGCAACCTGGGACCGGAGGGCTGCGCGGACGGAGGCGCATGGATGTGGCTCGCCGCGGCGCTGGGGCTCGCGTTCCAGCGCCGGCGGCCCGGGTGA
- a CDS encoding ABC transporter permease: MTRRPPVGLWVSGWVVAALAVLPAVYLVVRAAEADASTWGLLLRDRTWGLLWRTLGLAAAVTVLAAAVSLPLAWLTTRSDLPGRRVWTVLLCVPLAVPTFVSGYVLLAAFGTGGVLEEALTRWGLPVPPVYGFPGALLALTVSTYPYFFLALRAGLLSQDPAWLEGARSLGLSPARAFWKVTAPLLRPAFVSGALLVGLYVLSDFGAVALLQYDAFSRAIYVQYEGAYDRAYAALLGLALVAVTVVVLVFEVWLRGRAGYHRSSKGAARAVAPVVLGRWRVPALLLCGAVVLAGVVLPVGVLLYWGARGLAEEGGSLLAPALGSVLASVLGAVTSVVGALPLAFLAVRYPSRLTLAMERVSYAGYALPPIVLALSLVFLGVQVVPFFYGTLVMLVLAYVVRFLPQAVGTVRSSLLQLNPHLGEAAASLGQTRSSVFRRVTLPLLRPGLLAGAALVFLTAMKELPATLLLAPIGFETLATRVWSATAEGRFAEAALPALVLMAVSTLGVGLLVSQEGDAPRG, from the coding sequence GTGACGCGACGTCCTCCCGTGGGGTTGTGGGTGTCGGGGTGGGTGGTGGCCGCGCTCGCGGTGCTGCCGGCGGTGTACCTGGTGGTTCGCGCGGCGGAGGCCGACGCGAGCACCTGGGGCTTGCTGCTGCGCGACCGCACGTGGGGACTGTTGTGGCGCACGCTGGGGCTCGCGGCGGCGGTGACGGTGCTCGCCGCCGCGGTCTCGTTGCCCTTGGCGTGGCTCACCACGCGCAGTGACCTGCCGGGTCGGCGCGTGTGGACGGTGCTGTTGTGCGTGCCGCTCGCGGTGCCCACCTTCGTCAGCGGCTACGTGCTGCTGGCGGCCTTCGGCACGGGCGGCGTGCTCGAGGAAGCACTGACACGTTGGGGGCTGCCGGTGCCGCCGGTGTATGGCTTTCCCGGCGCGCTGCTGGCGCTGACGGTGTCCACGTATCCGTACTTCTTCCTCGCGCTCAGGGCCGGGCTGCTCTCGCAGGACCCCGCGTGGCTGGAGGGGGCGCGCAGCCTGGGCCTGAGTCCGGCGCGTGCGTTCTGGAAGGTGACGGCGCCGCTCCTGCGTCCGGCGTTCGTCTCCGGTGCGCTGCTCGTGGGCTTGTATGTGCTGTCGGACTTCGGCGCGGTGGCGCTGCTCCAGTACGACGCGTTCTCCCGCGCCATCTACGTCCAGTACGAAGGGGCGTATGACCGCGCCTATGCCGCGCTCCTGGGCCTGGCGCTGGTGGCGGTGACGGTGGTGGTGCTGGTGTTCGAGGTGTGGCTGCGCGGACGCGCGGGCTACCACCGCAGCTCGAAGGGCGCGGCGCGTGCTGTCGCGCCCGTGGTGCTGGGCCGCTGGCGTGTGCCGGCGCTCCTGCTCTGTGGCGCGGTGGTGCTGGCGGGAGTGGTGTTGCCCGTGGGCGTGCTCCTCTACTGGGGGGCGCGCGGGCTGGCGGAGGAGGGGGGCTCGCTGCTGGCGCCGGCGCTGGGCTCGGTGCTCGCGTCGGTGCTGGGCGCGGTGACGTCGGTGGTGGGGGCGCTGCCGCTGGCCTTCCTCGCGGTGCGCTACCCGAGCCGCCTCACGCTGGCGATGGAGCGAGTGTCCTACGCGGGCTACGCGCTGCCGCCCATCGTCCTGGCGTTGTCGCTGGTGTTCCTGGGCGTGCAGGTGGTGCCCTTCTTCTACGGCACGCTGGTCATGTTGGTGTTGGCCTACGTGGTGCGCTTCCTGCCGCAGGCGGTGGGGACGGTGCGCTCGTCGCTGCTCCAGCTCAACCCGCACCTGGGCGAGGCCGCGGCGTCACTCGGGCAGACACGTTCCTCGGTGTTCCGTCGCGTCACCTTGCCGCTCTTGCGTCCCGGCCTGCTGGCGGGCGCGGCGCTGGTGTTCCTCACGGCGATGAAGGAATTGCCGGCCACGTTGTTGCTCGCGCCCATCGGCTTCGAGACCCTGGCGACGCGCGTCTGGAGCGCCACCGCCGAGGGCCGCTTCGCCGAGGCCGCGCTGCCCGCGCTCGTGTTGATGGCGGTCTCCACCTTGGGCGTGGGGCTGCTCGTGTCTCAGGAGGGAGATGCGCCTCGGGGGTGA
- a CDS encoding iron ABC transporter substrate-binding protein: MIRQLLLTLLLTLSTTATAAETLTVYSGRNEKLVGPLLKKFTEKTGIEVKVRYGETPQLAATLLEEGDKTPADVFFAQDAGALGALSNAGRLQALPKESLDKVDARFRSPTGMWVGTSGRARVVAYNTKKVKAADLPKSILEFTDAKWKGRLGWAPTNASFQAFVTALRLLKGEEAASNWLKGIQANGVRVYKNNAAIIEALGRGEIDAGFVNHYYLYAAKKSNAALPVDNYFVAAGDPGALVNVAGVAILQGTKKAEAAHKFAAFLLEPQAQEYFAKETYEYPLVAGVKTAASLPALSKVGSPDLDLSKLDDLRGTVKLLQDTGVL; encoded by the coding sequence ATGATTCGCCAACTCCTGCTGACCCTGTTGTTGACCCTGTCCACCACTGCGACGGCGGCGGAGACGCTCACCGTCTACTCCGGCCGCAACGAGAAGCTGGTGGGCCCGCTGCTCAAGAAGTTCACCGAGAAGACCGGCATCGAGGTGAAGGTGCGCTACGGCGAGACGCCGCAGCTGGCCGCCACGCTGCTGGAAGAGGGCGACAAGACGCCCGCCGATGTCTTCTTCGCGCAGGACGCGGGAGCGCTGGGCGCCCTGTCGAACGCGGGCCGCCTCCAGGCGCTGCCGAAGGAGTCGCTGGACAAGGTGGACGCGCGCTTCCGCTCGCCGACGGGCATGTGGGTGGGCACCAGCGGCCGGGCGCGCGTGGTGGCGTACAACACGAAGAAGGTGAAGGCCGCGGACCTGCCCAAGAGCATCCTCGAGTTCACCGATGCGAAGTGGAAGGGCCGGCTGGGCTGGGCGCCCACCAACGCGTCGTTCCAGGCGTTCGTCACCGCGCTGCGCCTGCTCAAGGGCGAGGAGGCCGCGTCGAACTGGCTCAAGGGCATCCAGGCCAACGGCGTGCGTGTCTACAAGAACAACGCGGCCATCATCGAGGCGCTGGGCCGCGGTGAGATCGACGCGGGCTTCGTCAACCACTACTACCTGTACGCCGCGAAGAAGAGCAACGCGGCGCTCCCCGTGGACAACTACTTCGTCGCGGCCGGGGACCCGGGCGCGCTCGTGAACGTCGCGGGGGTCGCTATCCTCCAGGGCACGAAGAAGGCGGAGGCGGCGCACAAGTTCGCCGCGTTCCTGCTGGAGCCGCAGGCGCAGGAGTACTTCGCGAAGGAGACGTACGAGTACCCGCTGGTGGCGGGCGTGAAGACGGCCGCGTCGCTGCCCGCGCTGTCGAAGGTGGGCTCGCCGGACCTGGACCTGTCGAAGCTCGATGACCTGCGCGGCACCGTGAAGCTGCTCCAGGACACGGGCGTCCTCTGA
- a CDS encoding YkvA family protein, producing MNIAGLRGMGTRFIRYVRDPRVALWRKLAGVLAVLYFLSPVDAVPDFIPVLGWLDDLGMLSAAAFFMVREVQRHRPDEPLDGLPRDAEGRERIPEAVRKHV from the coding sequence ATGAACATCGCAGGTCTTCGTGGCATGGGCACCCGCTTCATCCGGTACGTGAGAGACCCTCGCGTGGCGCTCTGGCGCAAGCTGGCCGGAGTGCTGGCGGTGCTCTACTTCCTGTCGCCCGTGGACGCGGTGCCGGACTTCATCCCGGTGCTCGGGTGGCTGGACGACCTGGGCATGCTGTCGGCGGCGGCGTTCTTCATGGTGCGCGAGGTGCAGCGCCACCGGCCGGACGAGCCCCTGGATGGTCTCCCGCGCGACGCCGAGGGGCGCGAGCGCATCCCCGAGGCCGTTCGCAAGCACGTCTGA